tcttgttaaaatggtagTTTTGTAACCAAACTTTTCTTTTGCTTGTATTTAGATCCTTCCAAATACGGAGCACCACCATCATACGAAGAGGCAACATCTGGCATCCCACCAACAACAGATCCAAGCGGTTACCCTGTAGCTCAAAGTGGGTTAAGTGCTACCACAACTGGCACCTCAGATACTCAGCCCCATTTTTTGAGTTCTGAGGGTACACAGGGGCTACCATATCCACAGTATTCACAATATCCAAGCAGCTATCCATCTTCTCCATATCCACCCCAGTCCGGCTATCCCATCAACACAGCAGCAACATATCAAGGTAGATTTCAGAatggttttttagctcacctgagctgaaagctcaagtgagctattctgatcacattttgtctgtcgtccgtctgtctgtctgtccgtccgtctgtccgtccgtccgtccgtctgtctgtaaacttttcacattttcaacatcttctcaagaaccactgggccaatttcaaccaaacttggcacaaagcatccttagcctaaggggatttaaatttgtgaaaattaaggatcacacccttttgcaaagggagataattaggaatttatgaaaatttttaagaaattttcaaaaatcttcttctcatgaaccataagaccaagaaagctgaaacttgtgtggaagcatcatcaggtagtgtagattctatttgtgaaaatcatgacccccaggggtagggtggggccacaatggggggtcgaagttttacataggaatatacagagtaaatctttgaaaatcttcttctcatgaaccataagaccaggaaagctgaaacttgtgtggaagcatcctcaggtagtgtagattctaatttgtgaaaatcatgacccccgggggtagggtgggaccacaatggggggtcgaaatttaacataggaatatatagagtaaatctttgaaaatcttcttctcatgaaccataagaccaggaaagctgaaacttgtgtggaagcatcctcaggtagtgtagattctaatttgtgaaaatcatgacccccgggggtagggtggggccacaatggggggtcgaagttttacataggaatataaagagtaaatctttaaaaatcttcttctcatgaaccataagaccaggaaagctgaaacttgtatggaagcatcctcaggtagtgtagattctaatttgtgaaaatcatgacccccgagggtagggtggggccttaatgggtggtcgaaattttacataggaatatatagagtaaatctttaaaaatcttcttctcagaaactaatcagccagaaaagctgaaacttgagtggaagcatcctcaggtagtgtagattcaaagttgtgaaaatcatgatcaccgggggtagggtggggccacaatggggggaacgaagttttacataggaatatatagagtaaatctttaaaaatcttcttctcaaaaactaatcagtcagtaaagctgaaacttgtgtgaaagcatcctcaggtagtgtagattcatagttgtgaaaatcatgacccccgggggcagggaggggccacaatgggggatcgaagttttacataggaatatatagagtaaatctttaaaaatcttcttctcagaaactaatcagccaggaaagctgacacttgtgtgaaagcatcctcaggtagtgtagattctaatttgtgaaaatcatgaccccccgggggtagggtggggccacaatgggggatcgaagttttacataggaatatatcgagtaaatctttaaaaatcttcttctcagaaactaatcagccagtaaagctgacacttgtgtggaagcatcctcaggtagtgtagatacaaagttgtgaaaatcatgacccccgagggtagggtggggccataatggaaggtcaaagttttacataggaatatatagagtaaatctttaaaaatcttcttctcagaaactaatcagccaggaaagcttaaacttgtgtggaagcgtcctcaggtagtgtaaattcaaagttgtgaaaatcatgatccccaggggtagggtgggccacaatggggggccaaagtttaacaaaggaatatatatggtaaatctttaaaaatcttcttctcagaaattaatcagccagatgattctttataattgttaagattttggccccaggacaattctttggcctcataagaaggttcagagtttatgtacgtttatatcccatatataaacaattgttaaggatctttttgagaactgcaatactcaacatatgatatgactataaaatcatcctgttagaaaagggactaatgattataaacataagaatatccaggggaaaaatggattttatttatacagaatcaacatgtattattgtacattgtccagatagtttgtattatgactccattaggctgattttatcatacctattgttcctcaggtgagcgatgtggcccatgggcctcttgttttagaaCATCTTGTCTtgaattctttatttcaaaccaaCTGCCCAAAATACTGGGAAGTGATGTTGACATTACTATTGGCTTGTGGACGTATTGGATTCATGGAAAAGAAGTttgaacataattttatttgcatttatcaTATGCATgatgttatttttttacttaaagTCTTCATATTTTGtaagtaaattttgttttacatattatataatcaTTAATAGGTCCTACTTGTGGAGTTGGATATGGACAGTATGGACAAAATCAACAGATTCCATCGGAACTAGATGTGAGTACAGGCATTTGAGCAGTTTGGGACCAATCGCCTGTATGGGATATTAAAACCccttttgaaaagatttttaaatttttctctattcattcctatttaaaaatttgccccccccccattgtggcccaactcaaccctggggatcatgatttgaataaacttgaatttacaccagctgaggatgcctccacacaagtttcagcttttctggcataTTGTTATCATCATATTGAAATATCTTTTCTATCGGTATATctagaatgaaatatttttgaagtgcgTGAATCAAAACTTggtatatagttatatatatggCTCTAAAAGAgaccaaaaataaacaaaaatgttgaaaGCTGCAGGCTTTGTACCCGGTATACtttagattcctaattaaatgcaaggaattaataATATCCACATAAAATCCCAAGAATCTCGAGGATTTTGAAATctcgcttttttttttcaaacagaatGTAAACTTTATGAAACTTTGATACAAATCCGGTGTTTGCAATTTGATATTCTCGCTCTTTGATGCTTTTACACGGTTGAATCGAAATTAAGTACtggtgtaaaataaggaatctactgTACCCGGTACGTGTAGgatacaaaaatattattttggaaataatataaataaaggGGTATGAATTTATTTAGATGCGCAATTTACACATAGGAAAGTGCTTAAAAAATCAACACtacattttgaagtttttatgatttctttttcagaGACGGatgagaagaagaaaaatagtTTTCATGTCCATGTTTATATTCGTTGTCCTCCTGGTGATATTTGCTCTAACCCGATGGTTTTTAACCTAAAGATGGAATCAATACGGTAAGTAATTGAAATATTCTTGTAAATAACAAGTAAGGTTAGCTGTACTTAATTCTCAATTAAGATGGTATCTGTCGATATtgatgtggattaaagtacattattattgaaatactttcactggtgtagaaatttcaaattttatgatatttaaccaaaaattagattttagaaatatttggaGACATAAAAATTCAagcgggattcaaactcatgacctACAGATTTGTAGTAAACCCtttaacccactgcgctacgctgttaggtgacagtactgggaaagaaactatttacataat
The window above is part of the Magallana gigas chromosome 10, xbMagGiga1.1, whole genome shotgun sequence genome. Proteins encoded here:
- the LOC105337831 gene encoding uncharacterized protein isoform X1, with the protein product MSYNDPSKYGAPPSYEEATSGIPPTTDPSGYPVAQSGLSATTTGTSDTQPHFLSSEGTQGLPYPQYSQYPSSYPSSPYPPQSGYPINTAATYQGPTCGVGYGQYGQNQQIPSELDRRMRRRKIVFMSMFIFVVLLVIFALTRWFLT
- the LOC105337831 gene encoding uncharacterized protein isoform X2, translating into MWDPSKYGAPPSYEEATSGIPPTTDPSGYPVAQSGLSATTTGTSDTQPHFLSSEGTQGLPYPQYSQYPSSYPSSPYPPQSGYPINTAATYQGPTCGVGYGQYGQNQQIPSELDRRMRRRKIVFMSMFIFVVLLVIFALTRWFLT